One window from the genome of Engraulis encrasicolus isolate BLACKSEA-1 chromosome 16, IST_EnEncr_1.0, whole genome shotgun sequence encodes:
- the mier1b gene encoding mesoderm induction early response protein 1b, with protein MAEPSCGDSSPGCSTGSDNLDFDPSADMLVHDFDDERTLEEEEMMEGETNFTNEIEDLAREGQMPIQELLNLYGYGHSMSVDGEEEEEEEEEDEEEGDDDEDDDEPDAINDEGSRGPAETERVKEERTVSTGQAEEFGPTTVGITRSAKSHGTAELIRPPKFFENNDAEEESEDDEDYIPSEDWKKEIMVGSMYQAEIPSGLCKYKENEKVYENDDQLLWNPEVIPENKVIVFLTDASRRTGEERGVDAIPEGSHVKDNEQALYELVKCDFDTDEALRRLRFNVKAAREELSVWTEEECRNFEQGLKAYGKDFHLIQANKVRTRSVGECVAFYYMWKKSERYDFFAQQTRLGKRKYNLHPGVTDYMDRLLDETESASSSRAASPRPTASGSSTSHSERDDGLNHNGVNSVGVGLYPPAPPPPPPPPPLLCGVGELKSRVPVQLNGPAHIPRPAPSVQDSNGCESQEVPSSNGDGSAGVPSDCQTFEPLVKKCRTDGEPLAVLEASRAKED; from the exons ATGGCGGAG CCCTCTTGTGGGGATTCGAGTCCAG GATGCTCGACTGGATCAGACAACTTGGACTTTGATCCTTCGGCAGACATGTTGGTCCACGACTTCGATGACGAGCGgacgctggaggaggaggagatgatggaggggGAGACCAACTTCACCAACGAGATAGAAGACCTGGCCAGG GAAGGACAGATGCCAATCCAGGAGCTTTTAAACCTCTACGGCTACGGTCACAGCATGTCTGtggatggggaggaagaggaagaagaggaggaggaagacgaagaggagggCGACGATGATGAAGACGATGATGAACCAGACGCAATTAATGATGAGGGCAGCAGAGGTCCTGCAGAAACAGAGAGGGTCaag GAGGAGCGGACCGTCTCCACGGGACAGGCAGAGGAGTTTGGCCCCACCACTGTTGGCATCACACGCTCTGCTAAATCTCACGGGACTGCAGAACTCATCCGCCCACCCAAGTTCTTTGAAA ATAATGACGCCGAAGAGGAATCGGAAGATGATGAAGACTACATTCCATCTGAAGACTGGAAGaag GAAATCATGGTTGGCTCAATGTATCAAGCTGAAATTCCCTCAGGGTTGTGCAAATATAAAGAGAATGAAAAAG TTTATGAAAATGATGACCAGCTTCTGTGGAATCCTGAAGTTATTCCAGAAAACAAAGTCATAGTGTTTTTGACTGATGCCTCAAGAAGAACGGGTGAAGAAAGAGGTGTCGACGCCATCCCAGAAGGCTCACATGTGAAGGACAATGAGCAG gcaCTGTATGAGCTGGTGAAGTGTGATTTTGACACTGATGAAGCACTCAGAAGACTGAGGTTTAATGTGAAAGCTGCAAGAG AAGAATTGTCGGTCTGGACGGAGGAAGAGTGTAGAAACTTTGAACAAGGCTTGAAAGCTTATGGAAAAGATTTTCATTTAATACAGGCCAACAAG GTGAGGACGAGGTCTGTAGGTGAATGTGTGGCCTTTTATTACATGTGGAAGAAGTCTGAGCGGTACGATTTCTTCGCACAGCAAACCCGACTAGGAAAGAGGAAATACAACCTCCACCCTGGAGTGAC GGACTACATGGACCGCTTGCTGGACGAGACGGAGAGTGCGTCGTCGAGCCGGGCGGCCTCCCCTCGCCCCACTGCCTCAGGCAGTAGCACCAGCCACTCGGAGCGGGACGATGGCCTCAACCACAACG GTGTAAATAGCGTTGGCGTCGGATTGTACCCACCtgcgcccccgcccccgcccccacccccaccgctgCTGTGTGGGGTGGGTGAGTTGAAGAGCAGGGTCCCGGTTCAGCTCAATGGGCCGGCCCACATACCCCGGCCCGCCCCCTCGGTCCAGGACTCCAACGGCTGCGAGTCCCAGGAGGTGCCCAGCTCCAACGGCGACGGGTCGGCCGGGGTGCCGAGCGACTGCCAGACATTCGAGCCGCTTGTCAAGAAGTGCCGGACTGACGGAGAGCCTCTGGCCGTGCTGGAGGCCTCCCGGGCAAAAGAGGActga